The proteins below are encoded in one region of Paenibacillus sp. YYML68:
- a CDS encoding transcriptional regulator, giving the protein MFNLEYELWMQKQIEHEKNNRRRELLQKGLSHGTVEFLRKIWYPVVGNFDHLYPEWEVRDFNNGYRYLDLAFIRGNMKGDIEIQDYGSHARDLDTRRFKDLCRRQSLLSLDDWIYLPIAYLSIREEPEFCKQLILSFLGKFVSCEVNAELSCLEAETVRYARRSLRPFKPNELAAHLRVTDRYARRLLHGLVEKQYLLVVGGNVRYRSYRLNIGDVGYMGLQDESRR; this is encoded by the coding sequence ATGTTCAACCTAGAATACGAGCTGTGGATGCAGAAGCAAATTGAACATGAGAAGAATAATAGAAGAAGAGAGCTGCTACAAAAAGGGCTCAGTCATGGAACTGTCGAGTTTTTACGGAAGATCTGGTATCCAGTCGTTGGTAACTTCGATCATCTATATCCGGAGTGGGAGGTGCGAGACTTCAATAACGGATATCGGTATCTTGATCTTGCATTCATTCGTGGGAACATGAAAGGTGACATTGAAATACAAGATTACGGATCGCACGCCAGAGACCTCGACACGCGCCGCTTCAAGGACTTATGCCGCAGACAAAGCTTACTATCGCTCGATGATTGGATCTATTTACCGATCGCTTATTTGTCCATTAGAGAAGAGCCGGAATTTTGCAAGCAGCTCATCCTTTCGTTCTTGGGGAAATTTGTTTCGTGCGAGGTGAACGCCGAGTTAAGCTGTCTGGAGGCTGAGACTGTACGGTATGCAAGACGGTCACTACGACCGTTCAAGCCGAACGAGCTTGCCGCACATCTTCGAGTCACGGATCGGTATGCTCGCCGATTGCTGCACGGCTTGGTTGAGAAGCAGTATTTGTTGGTTGTAGGTGGCAATGTGAGATACCGGTCATACCGATTGAATATTGGCGATGTTGGATATATGGGCCTTCAAGATGAGAGCCGGCGTTAA